One window of Thiohalobacter sp. genomic DNA carries:
- the trxA gene encoding thioredoxin, with protein sequence MSNSPHVIETGQHDFEQAVIARSHEVPVLVDFWAEWCGPCKMQLPILLRLADAYQGRFVLAKVNTDVEQELAARFGIRSIPTMKLFVNGGVVEEITGAQTESALRELLDRHIERESDMLRHQALEKAAAGDRQEALRLLREAGRQDPDNPRIAPDFIRVAIDAGELEAAQQALAALPISRREDDDIRALRASLELARQLADAPPLEELERRVADQPDDLQTREALAARLAADGRYEEALDQYLEILKRDRDYNEGAARKGMLAIFELLGNQGDLVSRYRRRLAMYLY encoded by the coding sequence ATGAGCAATTCCCCCCACGTCATCGAAACGGGCCAGCACGACTTCGAACAGGCCGTGATCGCCCGCTCGCACGAGGTACCGGTGTTGGTGGACTTCTGGGCCGAATGGTGCGGCCCCTGCAAGATGCAGCTACCCATCCTGCTGCGGCTGGCGGACGCCTACCAGGGGCGTTTCGTCCTGGCCAAGGTCAACACCGATGTCGAGCAGGAACTGGCCGCACGTTTCGGGATCCGCAGCATTCCCACCATGAAACTGTTCGTGAACGGCGGGGTGGTGGAGGAGATCACCGGCGCGCAGACCGAGTCTGCGCTGCGCGAACTGCTGGATCGCCATATCGAACGCGAATCCGACATGCTGCGCCACCAGGCGCTGGAGAAGGCCGCCGCGGGCGACCGCCAGGAGGCGTTGCGCCTGTTGCGCGAGGCCGGCCGGCAGGACCCCGACAATCCGCGTATTGCCCCGGACTTCATCCGCGTGGCCATTGACGCCGGCGAGCTGGAGGCGGCCCAGCAGGCGCTGGCCGCCCTGCCCATAAGCCGGCGCGAGGACGATGACATCCGTGCCTTGCGCGCCTCGCTGGAACTGGCGCGCCAACTGGCGGACGCGCCGCCGCTGGAAGAGCTGGAACGCAGGGTTGCGGACCAGCCGGACGATCTGCAGACGCGCGAGGCGCTGGCGGCACGCCTCGCCGCAGACGGGCGGTACGAGGAAGCCCTCGACCAGTACCTGGAAATCCTCAAACGGGATCGCGACTACAACGAGGGCGCGGCGCGCAAGGGCATGCTGGCCATCTTCGAACTGCTCGGCAACCAGGGCGATCTGGTTAGCCGCTACCGGCGCCGCCTGGCCATGTATCTCTACTGA
- a CDS encoding DsbC family protein, giving the protein MHLVKKLFFLLLLSALTLAHAQPDQVRQALSRALPGMSPDSIAESVVPGVYEVTFGPQVVYVSSDGRYLIQGAIMELGSQRNLTAERRSQLLLAELRELGEDNMILFPAPKQKHVITVFTDIDCGYCRKLHAEVPELNRRGITVRYLFFPRSGPDTPSYHKARSVWCAKDRRAALTAAKQGKDPEPAQCDNPVDRHLRLVQELGLRGTPAIVLENGRIIPGYVPAARLEQMLDQTAAAPQ; this is encoded by the coding sequence ATGCATCTCGTCAAGAAACTGTTTTTTCTCCTGCTGCTCTCCGCGCTCACTCTTGCCCACGCCCAACCTGACCAGGTGCGTCAGGCACTTTCCCGGGCCCTGCCCGGGATGAGCCCCGACAGCATTGCCGAATCGGTCGTGCCCGGGGTCTACGAGGTGACCTTCGGGCCGCAGGTGGTCTACGTCAGCAGCGACGGCCGCTACCTGATCCAGGGGGCCATCATGGAACTGGGTTCGCAGCGCAACCTGACCGCCGAGCGGCGGTCGCAGCTCTTGCTGGCCGAGCTGCGCGAGCTGGGCGAGGACAACATGATCCTGTTCCCGGCACCGAAGCAGAAGCATGTCATCACGGTATTCACCGATATCGACTGCGGCTACTGCCGCAAGCTGCATGCCGAGGTGCCGGAACTGAACCGCCGCGGCATCACCGTGCGCTACCTGTTCTTCCCGCGCAGCGGGCCGGATACCCCGTCCTACCACAAGGCGCGCTCGGTATGGTGTGCCAAGGATCGTCGCGCGGCCCTGACCGCCGCCAAGCAGGGCAAGGACCCCGAACCGGCACAGTGCGACAACCCCGTCGATCGCCACCTGCGCCTGGTGCAGGAACTGGGCCTGCGCGGCACGCCTGCGATCGTTCTCGAGAACGGCCGGATCATTCCCGGCTATGTGCCGGCGGCCCGGCTGGAGCAGATGCTCGATCAGACCGCAGCCGCGCCTCAGTAG